The Corythoichthys intestinalis isolate RoL2023-P3 chromosome 1, ASM3026506v1, whole genome shotgun sequence genomic interval ACCAAAACTACTTCACTTCACTGGACTccaaaaatatttaatcaatccgATGAATAAATCCGAATTTGGCTCATAACTATAAATAACTCAATTTTTAAGGCTCAGAACGTATTTCGGAAATCTCCACGTTTAAAATTCGGTCTTAATCCAACTTCCTGTCCTGCTTCCGCTGCACTTCTTCCATCAAGGCACATAACAATGAACTCGCTTCATTTTAAAGCATTAGAGCTTCTCAGGCTAACTTGGTTTAGCTTTTTTCGCAGCCATGAGCTCTAATGAGTCCAAAAGTACAAAAGAAGAAGAACAAGCGTAGAACAATTGTTAAAGGAATGTGAAGAGAAGGGACAGTCAGGAGTGGTCGCTGTTGGCAAAAACCTACCACTCAAAGCAGGTTCTTTGTCAGTATGAATTTGATAAAATATatctaatatataatatattatataattgaatatgaatatatatatactatatatatatgtttaattATAGGCTATAAATCAATAAAGTAATACAATGCTCATCAAAACTaaatgaatgaattcaaaatacACATGGACTTTGTCTCAagtaaagtgttttttaatatataatagggctgtcaaacgattaaaatttttaatcgagttaattacagcttaaaaattaattaatcacaattaatcgcaattcaaaccatctataaaatatgccatattttaatgaaaattattgttggaatggaaagataagacacaagatggatatatacattcaacatacggtacatagggactgtatttgtttatcataaaaataaatcaacaagatggcattaacattattaacattctgttaaagcgatccaaggatagaaagacttgtagttcttaaaagataaatgatagtacaagttatagaaattttatattaaaacccctcttaatgttttcgttttaataaaatttgtaaaaatttcaatcaaaaaaataaactagtagcccgccattgttgatgtcaataattacttacacaatgctcatgggtgctgaagcctataaaatcagtcgcacccaagtgccagcagagggcggcaaaactccataaaacactggtaacgtgggcatttcactgcactgtcatttaaatctgtctgagcggagcatgtgcgttaattgtgtcaaatattttaacgtgattaattaagaaaattaattaccgcccgtaaacacgaaaattttgacagcccttttattttattttatatatatatatatatatacacatacatacatacatatatataagagtTATAAAATGATTCACAATAGAggaagtctaaaaaaaaaaaaagtcagttggGAAAGAAGAAAAATCGTAATAATAAGAAGGTCAAGTAATTCGATAATCAATCGgattggaaaattttacaatgcACAAGAGTAATAAAGACATCTTCCCTGGAACCATTCAAATAAAAGTTTGGAAATGGAACAAACAATCAACAAAAGGAAGTATCTCagttatttcaaataataatgcattttatttccAAGCGCCTTTCAAGCAAAGGCGTATGTTTggtgtcaacattggtaggggagatataacagcataacctgcatgtacaacccctagcaaaaagtatggaatcatcagtatcggacgagcactcactcagacattttatcatgtagaaaaaaactcagataaaaagcttgaaaaaataattagttcaaaagtgcaactctttagcattcagaaacactaaaagaaatgaataaaaaaaacattgtggtggttagtaaatgttacttttatggaGCAATtgtagggaaatatatatggaatcactccattctgaggaaaaaagtatggaatatgagaaacaaacaaaaaaataacaatcaaaacacatctctagtatttagtagcaccacctctagcTTTtacgacagcttgcagtctctgaggcatggacgtgatgagtattcttcatcaatttggtgccaagtctctgattgcagttgccagatcattctTGCAGGTcgaagccttgctgtggaccattttcccCCCCAATTTTCACCACAGGTATTCAATAGGGTTgacatctgggctatttgcaggccatgacattgactggatgggtctttctccaaggaatgctttaacagttttagctctgtggcataatACATtgacatcttggaaaatgacaaacatattttcagttgaagggataaaaaaacactgtctaaaatttcaatgtaaacttttgcATTTATTGAAAGTTTAACCACAGCTATCTACCCAATGCCTTTGACTGACATGCAGCCAcatatcaaggactgagggaattttgatgttttcttcaggcagttatctttgtaaatctcactggaacagcaccaatccAAAGTtcaagcatcatcaccttgtcaggaGTCAAGGATCTGCATTGGAGTGcatgtgagtgctcgtccgagactggtgattccatactttttgctaggggttgtacactttttgcttgggacgggacattaataagactaaacagattggatgaacggggcaaagggccacatttctcatgaatatgaacctaattaattgataggctaaatgatcaatgcaaaataaatctgtatcaactgataataacttttacttgcattggttcaggtgatacactgttcaatcctaacctttgttttcaaaaactactaaggaaacattttgaaaatttccagaataaatcttttattagcaaacataaacataatgaaaataattcacttaataatggtggggtcagTTCTAGTCTTAccgcatatgggaagacaatctacattccctatataactgaacttatataatgcaaataaggttgcttaaaaatttgtggggacaattttagcatcctgaaaagttgataatgtctctaccgtccctatgcaaacctacgcccttgatttcaAGACATTCAAGATCAGAAAATTAGAGGAGGTCAAAGTTACAGGAAAGAAATcataacataaaataaaacaaatgatcAAGCGGGATATGATCATTTACCCAGATATGTTTTGAGCccggatttgaaaagtgagacGTTATATTGAGTACCAGAGAGTTATAGAGTTCCAGAGCTGTGGGACAGAATGGCTAAACATAACCGtcactctttattttttttttaatgtgaaaagtgattttaaaataataataataataataatgataaaattaTATTAATTTCACTCAAACCTGAATTAAGTACATGTTTAAGTGATAAAAGCACATGGAAACACAAAAaatactcaaacaaaaacatctctCCTGGTAAATAGAAAACGGTATAATTTAACCCTTAAGGTGCTGAGCctctgtgtgtgagtgtgtgtgtttttggccattttaaaatatacatttgGAAAAACTGCAAACATAAACTgaggaaaactttttttttccaacaagtGTGTTCTAAGTCCCCTCTGCAATGATATTGTTgcaaatgatcactccaaataCCGTGTGGAAATACAAATGAActtgattgaataaaaaaaaaaaaaaaactattagtgAAAATGAAGTACACAGaagacaagaaaacaaatgatcattATTTTGAACATGCTTTATACTCATTTCCCTCAATCCTCTCATCTTCCACACGCTAActgcatgttgtcttccggttTCATCATGTCAAGCGACAGTACCACGACCAACGAGTTGAGTGGGATTTGGTATTGTGATTGTTCCGTGagctcattggtcaaaaagcaggaGAGGTGGGGGAATTCATTTCCCTTGTAAATAACTCCACCAGTATTTGTTCGTTCAACAAATAAGACACTATTTTCAGTTTCATGATTCCTCAGTGTGGCTtcttacgtgcaatattaaatGTCTCTTCTTCATGAATCTTATACCACACATTGTGCAGGAAAATGGCTTTTTCCAGTGTGTATTCTTGTATGCATTTTTAACCGATCCTTCCGAGAAAACCTTTTCTCACAAAAGGAGCAggagaaaggcttctctccagtgtgtgtacgctcaTGCTTGACTAAATCAGTCTTCTGaaggaatcttttaccacaaagtgagcagggaaaaggcttttctccagtgtgcgtGCTTATGTGTTTCTTTAAATATCGCTTCTGGGTGAATCGTTGACCACaatatgtgcagacaaaagaCCTTTCTCCAATGTGGTTGCTTGTGTGTTTCTTAAAATTACCCTTgtcggtgaatcttttaccacaacgcGTGGAGACAAGAGGTTTGTCTCTAGTGTGTGTACTCCGGTGCATTTCTAAAATAGTCTTCCGAGAAaatgttttatcacaaagtgtgcaggtgaaaggcttctctccagtgtgtttgCGCTTATGTATTTCTAAATTATTTTTCTGAGAATaccttttatcgcaaagtgtgcaggtgaaaggcttctctccagtgtgtgtgcgcTTATGCATTTTTAGATTAGCcttctgagaaaatcttttttcgcaaagtgtgcaggcgaaaggcttctcccCAGTGTGTATGCGCTTATGTATCTCTAAATTAGTATTCCGAGAAAATCTTTTGTTGCAAACTGTGCAGGCAACAGGCTTCTCTTCAGTGTGTGTACATGTGTATTTGTTCAATTCTCCCTTCTTGCTGATTCGTTTACCacgtgtgcagacaaaaggcttttctccagtgtgtgtagtaCGCGTATGTCTCGTTAACTGATACTTTCGATAAAATTTTTTCTCACATAGGGAGCAGgcataaggcttctctccagtgtgtgtgcttGCGTGTCTCTTTAAATTTCCCTTCTCGGCGAATTTTTTACCACATGTGCAGACAAaaagcttttctccagtgtgtgcacGCATATGTATTTCTAAATGAGACTTCCAAgaaaatctttgaccacaaagtgagcagggAAAACGTTTCCCAACCGCACATTCTTTTGTGTCCCTTTTCGTTGATGACTTGTTTaaggattttgaagcattttggtcaaagtcCTTATCCTCCTCATCGGTGTTAAAGTCAGAAGAGTGGGACGTTACCTCGTCGCTGTCCGAAAGCGGACTTAAGAGGCCGTCCGGTTGCGATTGTCCTTTTGCTTTTGTTGTCACGTGCCAAAAGGAGCTGTCGCTCGAAGGTTTCGCTGCTCTATTCTCTTCGTTTGGACCTTCTTCATCTTCTTCAGTCTTCACACTGATTGTCATTGGAAACTTGGGGATTTCGTTTTCCTGCTGTTCTTCTTTACTAATGGGGGTCTCTGGCTCCGCCTCCTGCTTGATGTACTGCATCTCAGACTCTGACTCCTGTTTAACGTCGATGGGATCGTGGTTCTCAGGTTGAAGGTGTTCTATAGCGACGTCTGTGGGACACTGGGtgagggcaaaaaaaataaatacacgtGATTTTCTTAAGTAGAGACTGCCTTGATTTTCATGTCGCATATTTTTTATCGACTGCTAATAAAAGAGCTCATTGCTAAATACCATCCTCGTTGCACTTCCTTTTCATGACACAATGTATCTTGGTGGGAAGGAATGTTATGTATGCATTACTTATTCAGTATTATATCACTACATGGTATCAGTTGTACATGTTGAGTGAGGTATGTACAAAAAGCGCTAAATGAAGAAGTGAGAACCAGCCAACAGTGTCTGCGTTGCTTGGTGTCAATGTAAAAACTGAGTTTCCCCTACATTTGAAATATCGTGGTgggccgccacaccaaaataaaagctgccacggcttgcaaatgattttttttttttttttaagatttaaacatccactaatttattatttgtatgattTCACATGATACCTAAATGTATGAAGCTCATTTGTACGCACTATTTGCCATAAGTCGTCTGAAATAGCACCTaaaatacaaattgttccttttcacgctttattttgaaaagcgcAACAGCTCAACTGAAAGTTTGCGGCTGGTACGTCGGCTTGCGCAGGGATGAAAATCGGGAGAAAAACCCATTGAAACAAATCATGATATGAATTTGTACGAACAATCAGAAAAGTAACTCCCACATAGACACTTCAGTTTGAACTGAAGTTGGATTGGCTAATATAAATTTAACATATTTGGTTTAAATCCAAATGGGTAATCCATTGAATGTGTTTCAGAATATGGACCAGGTCAGCATGATGTCAAAGATGGCATCACAGACTGTTGAATGGGGAGTGCTGCTGACGGCAACCATCGGCCGTTGCGTTGACAGTACCCATCTCAACAGTGAACTGTGAGATTTTTCTTCAATGAACAAAGTAAGACATTTGGTCAACTGTACATTCTACAGAACTGTACAATGTAAGTTTGACCTGCATAAGTGTCATTTCCTAGAtctcatttttttctaattcctGTGTCGGTGAAGACAGACTTGAGGAACGGGGAACGTCTTGCAACACGCCTCACATTGACTATTAATGGACCACCTATTGTTGGTTTCCTCCACCCCCCCAGGAAAATCAAGTGTTTCCAGGCGGGATACAAACTGTGCAAATAAATCTTGGTTATGGttcttggaggaaaaaaatgttttaataaaatcttatttgtcatgatatgaacCAAATTCGGCACGGCACAACATGATGGGGTTGTCCGTCTCCGAAGCAGCCTATCACCactaccaccacagcttcaaaaacaaATCCAAGGGGAGACCCtgaaaagtgtttacatttagacaTAAAAAGGAGCGACATGCCATTAccctcattttcttttgtttttcagttgttCGTCGTGATCCTGGATTTTATCTCATCTTCCACGTCTCAAGTCTTTGGCTCGTTCAGGATTGCGTTAGCCTTCAGTCAGTCGTATTTTGTGGCATCTTTAAAACAAGTCGAGAAGCGTTTTACACAGTTAAAGTAATCACTCTAAAGTACGAGTAACGAGCGACccctttttaaataaaatgggtAGGATTAAGCTAAAGCAATCGGAATGCGTTCACGTGTTTTAGCTAGCGAGCTAAACTAAGCGAAGTAAGCTAATCCTGGCAAGCTTCAAGATAAAGCCAAGCGACTTCCACTAAGATTTAAATTGGGACTTTTTCGTCCACTAAATTATAACTTCGGCACTTAGCCGATTAGAATGCTTTGAAAAAGCTCGTTTCGTTCGGAGAAGATGACAGGAAAGAACTGCAAACACGGATGAGAAATGGTGCGTCAAGTGAACCGGAAGTAACAACGTTCAGGCGCTGGAACTTCAGTGTAATACGTTAAAACTTTTGGTACCAAAACTACTTCACATCACTGGACTGCAAAGAAATGTAATCAATCCGATACACAAATCCGAATTTGGATCATAACTATCAATAACTCAATTTTGAAGGCTCAGAACTTTTTCGTAAATCCATAAATTTAAAGTTCGGTCTTAGTCCACCTTCCTGTCCTGCTTCCGCTGCACTTCTTCCATCAAGAAACAACAATGAACTCGATTCATTTTAAAGCATGAAAGCTTCTCGGACTCGTTTGGCTATTCCAAAAGTACAAAAGAAAAAGAATACGTGTAGAATAACTGTgagaaccccaatttggccaaatttcaaaattgtcctatatgcatgtgtcatcggaaagcttaaaatgtcaattttctgggggaagaaaatttttgaacacaagggcattaaaaaaaaataataattaaacagcaaaactctaACTGGAGGCaacagcacacgagagcagaattaaagacgccacaattttaacaagatattatcgcgtacttaccttgttttgatccataaACTCCATGGAGCATATATCACAGagcgtcaagacacagctgtgattggccacagccggattttttggggggattcagACATTCAGAAACATAAGTACAAATTACATATTATGCGGAGTGAaaaggaatatattttgaagatcgcacaaacattgacttttaaatcataaggaaatgaataagtagtctaacataaatgaacaaatataagtccaaagtgtacattgacagctaacatgttctgaacctccccatcagagcaaataaaactaattatgataaataagcctccttcactcttttgttgctcttaaagacttgatccattttatggtgctttgcccttttttttttgtcacatcaattcaacctttttttttttggggggggggttttcCAGAAAACATCCACatctgaaccaatcagagctatctATCtccgctgatcacatgtcagtacgtcagccaattgaacggatgaaTGAGTTCagccgttttgctttgctgcgtgcattcgcacattgacgttactcatcatcgtcagactcataaccgcagcagctggggaaacctccatgccgtccgtggaataaaataaataataagtattggtggaaacggaatccgctacacaagcactttattatgcttgttgttaacacttgtgtatgtaaatctgatgttggtaggttgttttctttttggagatgaaatgcatgtgtggcagctttgaatttttttttttttaaccaggcatgcaaactggtttggggtgaaaaaggtgacaaagtaacatggacacacggcatgcgcggaaaagtgcatttcatagtggAACCAGGGACATTtcgaattaaacacagtacataacaatttaacatatacaagtctaaatctctcatcctgaaatcagaacatataggacgcattaagtagcaaattatacaaaatctaaattataaaatatacagaatgacccatttgcattaagcagagaacagctgtacAGCATAAAATATAAATTTACAGATACAGTATAAATTCCATTAACTAATATGAGATAGATAGAATAAAATAGTTACAAGTCTTCAAAAGCATTAACTGTAGTGAtcataactttacattcaaccaAAGCAATTAGTCCCATGGTCCTTAACTTCGATTGATAGGGCATCATACTGGATAAACAGAAGTACACCTGCAAGCTGTTTTATGAACGGGGGTGTTTACGAACAGCGCGGGAATGGGGGTACTTTCAAATGCGACCTGTAGCAGAGCTCTCCGGTTTGATAAACTCTCGATGGCTAAACAAATGAAACGACCTCCACAACAAGGCAAAACTCTTCCCTTTCTGTAATTATCAAAGAGTATAGAGGAGCCTTAAATAACTCATTGTCAAAAATAAATGGTGACCATTCAGAACTTTACTAACAAAGCCCTGAACATGACTTGTATGGAAGGCACTAGTTCATCACTCTAGTTACCTCATTGCtcgtgatttattttttatcgTTAACAAGCGCTTGACAAAGGGCCCTTAAATGACTCGTGACAACGCCAACTGGCGACAATTAAGATCCCAACTGACGTTCGCTAACTTTACTAGCAAAGCCCTGTGTGAAAGGCGCTAGTTAGCCCCTCCGCAGTTAGAGCTACATCGAGTAACTGCGTTCTACGAGGCGGTGAAATATCGAGGACTATCTGAAGTCAGTTATCAAGAAATTAAGCGAATACTTATGTTATAGACACCATTTAAGCGCAGGAATTGATCAAACGacacgattgaatgatttatgaaGACTATTATAGGCCATCACTCAAACTTTTAGCTTTAAGAAGTTAACCATTTTTGGACATTAATCCCTTACCTTGCCGCAATTTCCAACGGGTCCGGGCGAGAAGCTGGGATGGAGAGGAGTTCGGCCTCTTCATTGCTGATTGGTGATAACTGTGCTCTCGTCTCTCACGCTTAATTTCAATCTTTAGTTGTCATGAAAAGAGAGTGGCAGTGATAGGTCTAGGtgagtgtagttttgagcatggactacagttttgaagttaacggttTCACTCGCACGttgaaatgcccccccccccccccatttgttTCCCCTCGGATCAACGCgattcagaagaatgacccattttgatttcaaaacagcgaaatttcgccgaaaggcagcaagtttgcatgcctgtttaacatagcgttttgacagctgccgtcatattttcggaatcaaagcaccgtgtatcgaaacagcattccggccctgattcTTATAGCGGAActacgttccggccctgaatcttatagcggaactgcgttcctgactgttctggcccactttcacccctgcctataGAGAGTAGAGACACACGGATCGAAATAGCCACGGGCTGGGGGTTGGGAGGTAATTATTTATAAAAGAAGAAAACTAAAAGAGAAAATTAcgtattatttttcaaaaatcccCAAAGTAAACCTGGTATAAGAATTTTCACAATTTGCTTGAACACAGTTTAATAGGGTAAAACCATGTTTAACACCACCAGATGTCCTCGGACTCCTCACCACACACCCAGGTCAAAAAGGAAAAGTGAGCGGGCAGAGGGGGCTGGGGTGTATGCGGCGGCTTAGAGGCACTcagatggcttttttttttttctttttaaaggttttttctCGGTGGCGTGTCTGCACTCAGccagcacacacacatacgcaccaaaaaaaaagcccagtcaAAAGGGGAACTTTGGTCATGTAGAGGCaaagggaccccccccccccctctatgGACGCGCCTGGTCCTCCATGCCCATGCCGCCTCGTTGTGACATTTACGAATATGAACTTTGGATAAGTTTGTCGAAACAACCATGTCATTTCAAACGTGtaactgcaaggatgatctgagtttttttctttttttttctccctttttaagtTTATTAGCTCTTCGTCAGTACTGTATttccaaacccggaagtgtgacataATTTCTGgaacgcaacagaagactatcGAAAGCGAGCACATCAGCGGCAACGAAACAAATGAAGGATTCATACAGAATCGGTTTCTCAGTGTCggtaaacaggggtctccatggtaaaacggacaaactaaaaatagtccgggggcataatgcgccatgaaactgctatagcaacatataaacatattgctctttcaaacacaacagttcttttggcttacaaTACAgcatttttattaaaaagaggggtgcaagagcagaaatggctttttcagccttgtgtgtTTTCCGACATATACTGTATCTTGGATAGTTGTGAAAAAGAACAGCACCTGAAAAATAATTATGTTCTTTATGTCATTTCATatcagggtttagggttagggtttagtaaTTTTTCAGTGTATTTGTATTTCAGTGTGTTTGCGCTTATGTCTTTCCAAATTACTCCTACGattaaatcttttatcgcacagtgtgcaggcataaggcttctctccggtgtgtgttcttgtgtgactgTTTAATGCTGCCTTCCAGAAGAATTTTTTATCACAAAATGTGCAGGTAAAACGCTCCTCTCCAGTGTGGTTTCTTGTGTGCGATACTAATTGTaccttctgagtgaatcttttaccacaaagtgtgcaggcaaaaggtttctctccagtgtgtgttcttgtgtgaaggTTTAGATTTGCCTTCGTGAagtattttttatcacaaagtgtgcaggcaaaaggcttctctccagtgtgtgttcttgtgtgaatgtttaaTTTTTCCTTCCAAAAGAATTTTTTATCACacagtgtgcaggcaaaaggcttctctttaGTGTGTATGATTGTGTGTCTGTTTAAATCTCCCTTCCtgatgaatcttttaccacaaactgtgcaggcaaaaggcctcTCTCCAGTGTGGTTTCTTGTGTGAAGGTCTAAACCTTTCTTTGTGAagtattttttatcacaaagtgtgcaggcataagGCTTTTCTTCagcgtgtgtttttgtgtgtttgtttaaaccTATCTCCCTgaggaatcttttaccacaacatgtgcagacaaaaggcttctcttcAGTGTGTAtgattgtgtgtttgtttaaatctCCCTTCCgactgaatcttttaccacaaagtgtgcaggcaaaaggcttgtcTCCAGTGTGGTTTCTTGTGTGCAATACTAAATATGCCTTCCGAGTGAATCGTTTACCACAACACGTGCacacaaaaggcttctctccagtgtgtgtttttgtgtgaatgtttaaaccttcctttgtggagtattttttatcacaaattg includes:
- the LOC130927998 gene encoding gastrula zinc finger protein XlCGF57.1-like isoform X2, with protein sequence MRCPTDVAIEHLQPENHDPIDVKQESESEMQYIKQEAEPETPISKEEQQENEIPKFPMTISVKTEEDEEGPNEENRAAKPSSDSSFWHVTTKAKGQSQPDGLLSPLSDSDEVTSHSSDFNTDEEDKDFDQNASKSLNKSSTKRDTKECAVGKRFPCSLCGQRFSWKSHLEIHMRAHTGEKLFVCTCGKKFAEKGNLKRHASTHTGEKPYACSLCEKKFYRKYQLTRHTRTTHTGEKPFVCTRGKRISKKGELNKYTCTHTEEKPVACTVCNKRFSRNTNLEIHKRIHTGEKPFACTLCEKRFSQKANLKMHKRTHTGEKPFTCTLCDKRYSQKNNLEIHKRKHTGEKPFTCTLCDKTFSRKTILEMHRSTHTRDKPLVSTRCGKRFTDKGNFKKHTSNHIGERSFVCTYCGQRFTQKRYLKKHISTHTGEKPFPCSLCGKRFLQKTDLVKHERTHTGEKPFSCSFCEKRFSRKDRLKMHTRIHTGKSHFPAQCVV
- the LOC130927998 gene encoding gastrula zinc finger protein XlCGF57.1-like isoform X3 encodes the protein MECPTDVAIEHLQPENHDPIDVKQESESEMQYIKQEAEPETPISKEEQQENEIPKFPMTISVKTEEDEEGPNEENRAAKPSSDSSFWHVTTKAKGQSQPDGLLSPLSDSDEVTSHSSDFNTDEEDKDFDQNASKSLNKSSTKRDTKECAVGKRFPCSLCGQRFSWKSHLEIHMRAHTGEKLFVCTCGKKFAEKGNLKRHASTHTGEKPYACSLCEKKFYRKYQLTRHTRTTHTGEKPFVCTRGKRISKKGELNKYTCTHTEEKPVACTVCNKRFSRNTNLEIHKRIHTGEKPFACTLCEKRFSQKANLKMHKRTHTGEKPFTCTLCDKRYSQKNNLEIHKRKHTGEKPFTCTLCDKTFSRKTILEMHRSTHTRDKPLVSTRCGKRFTDKGNFKKHTSNHIGERSFVCTYCGQRFTQKRYLKKHISTHTGEKPFPCSLCGKRFLQKTDLVKHERTHTGEKPFSCSFCEKRFSRKDRLKMHTRIHTGKSHFPAQCVV
- the LOC130927998 gene encoding gastrula zinc finger protein XlCGF57.1-like isoform X1, producing the protein MESPADVTVEDLHPEKPDPLHVKQEEESDMPWIKQEAEPDTPDIKEEKQEVEILKFPMGVGVKSEEDEGRSEDSGAANPLSNSSFQYVETKGEGRWQPDSLLAPLLDSDDITSHSSDFDTDEEEDDFDQNASNSLDKSSFKTDSKECAVGKPFPCSLCDKKFSWKCSLKVHMRTHTVEKPFVCTCCDKRFTQKEHLVLHTRNHTGEKPFPCSFCDKTYASKHHLKRHMCTHPGEKPFVCTCCGKRFTRKAYLILHTRTHTGEKPFACTICDKKYSTKEGLNIHTKTHTGEKPFVCTCCGKRFTRKAYLVLHTRNHTGDKPFACTLCGKRFSRKGDLNKHTIIHTEEKPFVCTCCGKRFLREIGLNKHTKTHAEEKPYACTLCDKKYFTKKGLDLHTRNHTGERPFACTVCGKRFIRKGDLNRHTIIHTKEKPFACTLCDKKFFWKEKLNIHTRTHTGEKPFACTLCDKKYFTKANLNLHTRTHTGEKPFACTLCGKRFTQKVQLVSHTRNHTGEERFTCTFCDKKFFWKAALNSHTRTHTGEKPYACTLCDKRFNRRSNLERHKRKHTEIQIH